AAACAACACCAATTAGGCCCAACCACCAATTGGCGTCGGCGGCTGCATCAGGAAAGATTCCCAAACAGATACGGATTACACCATAACCACCAATTTTCAACAGTATCCCTGCAAGAATAATTGATACAGGGGTCGGAGCTTCTACGTGTGCATCAGGTAACCAGGTATGTAAGGGAACAATAGGAATCTTGATGGCGAATGCAATGAAAAGTACTATAAAACCAATCATTCTCGCCGGTATACCCAATATTTCATTGCTATTTCCCAAGAAATCAAAGAATGAACCTTGAACGTAGTTTTCAGGGTTCATCATGTAAAGCATATTGAAGGTATGTGCTCCAGTATTTGGATTTTGAACCGAAAAATAAAGTCCAACAATCACCAATAACATAAATACTGACCCGAATAAAGTATAAATAAAGAACTTGATCGCGGCATATTCTCTTCTGGCACCTCCCCAGATACCTATCAAAAAGTATAGAGGAAGCAACATCACTTCATAGAAAACATAGAACAAGAAGAAATCAAGAGCACAAAATATACCCATGACAGCAGTGTTCAACAGCATCAAAAGCGCAAAATATCCTTTTTTACTTTTCTCCATATTCCATGATGCACCTACAGCCATTAGCATCACAAAAGCACTTAACAATAATAAAGGCAATGAAAACCCATCGACACCAAGGAAATAGTCAATTTCAAGCTTACCAAGGGATCCTAAATCCAACCTTATCCAAGGTAATTGCTCGACATATTGATAGCTTGAAACTTCGTTAAAGTTGCCAGCTATTCCATTGTAATTAGCATACAGATAACCTGCCAACCCAAATTGAACTAAGGTGACAACCAATGCGATATACTTGAAGCTTTGCCCAAACCGGTTGGGAAGAATCAAGATCCCTGCTAAAGCAATCAAAGGAAGAAATATAAGTAAGGATAATGCACCCATCTTATTTTAATATCAAATAAATTATTCCAATTAATAATACCGTGAAGGCAAAACCCAAATAATTCTGGAGCCTTCCATTTTGTACCCATCTCAATAAGTGGCCGATATAATAGGTCGTGCCACCAATTGTATTTACCAATCCATCCACTATGTTGCGGTCAATCCAACTGCTCAATTGAGCGGTTCCTCGAACGACCGAGGCCAACATGTTGACAAACCCATCAATAATATTTCTGTCAAACCAATATAAGCCATTGCTCAAGCTCAAGGTGCTATTGACAAAAGCCTTTTGATAAATCTCGTTTAAATAACCCTGATTCAGGGAAAGTGCGATCCATCCATTCTGAGCAT
The Sphingobacterium daejeonense genome window above contains:
- a CDS encoding complex I subunit 4 family protein gives rise to the protein MGALSLLIFLPLIALAGILILPNRFGQSFKYIALVVTLVQFGLAGYLYANYNGIAGNFNEVSSYQYVEQLPWIRLDLGSLGKLEIDYFLGVDGFSLPLLLLSAFVMLMAVGASWNMEKSKKGYFALLMLLNTAVMGIFCALDFFLFYVFYEVMLLPLYFLIGIWGGARREYAAIKFFIYTLFGSVFMLLVIVGLYFSVQNPNTGAHTFNMLYMMNPENYVQGSFFDFLGNSNEILGIPARMIGFIVLFIAFAIKIPIVPLHTWLPDAHVEAPTPVSIILAGILLKIGGYGVIRICLGIFPDAAADANWWLGLIGVVSIIYGALNALAQTDLKRLIAYSSVSHMGFVLLGIASLTAEGISGAMFQMLSHGFLSAALFFLVGVIYDRVHDRYIYNFRGLAGIMPKYTAYIAIAFFASLGLPGFSAFIGEAFVIIGTFNAESMNTGIPRWMAIFGSLGILMSAAYFLWTLQRMFFGQTRLKGGEEWAHKLSDLNTREQIILFPTLALALLLGIMPSLVFAVLNDSVLNLLNLVTTYL